A single window of Archangium lipolyticum DNA harbors:
- a CDS encoding SDR family NAD(P)-dependent oxidoreductase: protein MGMLKDKVVLVTGASSGIGWATAIALAAEGARVVASARREARGHELVSFIQERGGEATWVRADMQVERDIEALVQTALSKYGRIDAAFNNAGSGFMKPLTEVTNEDYESLMNINLRGTFWCMKHQINAMLASGGGSIVNCASVGAARALPGLSVYSATKAGIAALSRGAAIDYAQKGIRVNSVSPGVIESEMATEGWRLNDPQGRAFAASLHPMNRVGMPDEVASLIVFLCSDKSSFITGEDFAVDGGMCASGMQAVTLPRAG, encoded by the coding sequence ATGGGCATGTTGAAGGACAAGGTGGTTCTGGTGACGGGTGCGAGCTCGGGCATTGGCTGGGCGACGGCCATCGCGCTCGCGGCGGAGGGCGCCAGGGTCGTCGCGAGCGCGCGGCGCGAGGCCAGAGGCCATGAGCTCGTCTCGTTCATCCAGGAGCGCGGCGGAGAGGCCACCTGGGTCCGCGCCGACATGCAGGTGGAGCGGGATATCGAGGCGCTCGTCCAGACGGCCCTCTCGAAGTACGGCCGCATCGACGCCGCCTTCAACAACGCCGGGAGCGGCTTCATGAAGCCGCTCACCGAGGTGACCAACGAGGACTACGAGTCCCTCATGAACATCAACCTCCGCGGCACCTTCTGGTGCATGAAGCATCAAATCAACGCGATGCTCGCGAGCGGTGGAGGGTCCATCGTCAACTGCGCCTCGGTGGGGGCGGCGCGGGCCCTGCCGGGGCTCTCCGTCTACAGCGCGACCAAGGCCGGCATCGCGGCCCTGTCACGCGGCGCGGCGATCGACTACGCGCAGAAGGGCATCCGGGTGAACTCGGTGAGCCCCGGGGTCATCGAGTCGGAAATGGCCACCGAGGGCTGGCGCCTGAACGATCCCCAGGGCCGGGCCTTCGCCGCCTCGCTCCACCCGATGAACCGCGTGGGGATGCCCGACGAGGTGGCCTCGCTCATCGTCTTCCTGTGCAGCGACAAGTCCTCGTTCATCACCGGCGAGGACTTCGCGGTCGACGGCGGCATGTGCGCGTCGGGGATGCAGGCTGTCACGCTGCCGCGTGCGGGCTGA
- the mltG gene encoding endolytic transglycosylase MltG translates to MKRILLVLLVLVVLAAGAVAGTFFWAESQVKQAAAPPGAPTVEFTVSKGVTGRGLGPQLASQGLIRDARLWRWHLFRRGQFAPKAGRHAVSPSMTMAEIATALEGNPIPDDVPFVIVEGWRLRDTDAALATAGLIKPGAYIAAASRPERFTAPFTLPRTTLEGYLYPETYRVVPGAFKVEELIQRQLDTFAERFYAPQKAAIERSGRSLHELVVMASMLEREEPVPAQRPLVAGILWKRVDKGFPLGVDATSRYELAEWNDRLAFLQRLRDTSDPWNSRHRKGLPPGPIGAPSVESLQAALEPKPSEFWYYLHDAERRLHPSRNAEEHEALRRKYNVY, encoded by the coding sequence ATGAAGCGCATTCTTCTCGTCCTCCTGGTGCTCGTCGTCCTCGCAGCGGGCGCGGTTGCCGGTACATTCTTCTGGGCGGAGAGCCAGGTGAAGCAGGCCGCGGCCCCGCCGGGTGCTCCCACCGTGGAGTTCACCGTGTCCAAGGGCGTCACCGGACGCGGCCTGGGCCCCCAGCTCGCGTCACAGGGCCTGATTCGCGATGCCCGGCTCTGGCGCTGGCACCTCTTCCGCCGCGGCCAGTTCGCCCCCAAGGCGGGGCGCCACGCGGTGAGCCCGTCAATGACGATGGCGGAGATCGCCACCGCGCTCGAGGGCAACCCCATCCCCGATGACGTCCCCTTCGTCATCGTCGAGGGCTGGCGCCTGCGCGACACCGACGCGGCCCTGGCCACGGCGGGCCTCATCAAGCCCGGCGCCTACATCGCCGCCGCCAGCCGTCCCGAGCGGTTCACCGCGCCCTTCACCCTGCCCCGGACCACGCTCGAGGGCTACCTCTACCCCGAGACCTACCGGGTGGTGCCCGGCGCCTTCAAGGTGGAGGAGCTCATCCAGCGCCAGCTGGACACCTTCGCCGAGCGCTTCTACGCCCCCCAGAAGGCGGCCATCGAGCGCAGCGGGCGCAGCCTCCACGAGCTGGTGGTGATGGCCTCGATGCTGGAGCGCGAGGAGCCCGTGCCCGCCCAGCGTCCGCTGGTGGCCGGCATCCTCTGGAAGCGCGTGGACAAGGGCTTCCCCCTGGGCGTGGACGCGACCTCCCGCTACGAGCTGGCCGAGTGGAACGACCGGCTGGCGTTCCTCCAGCGCCTGCGTGACACCTCGGACCCGTGGAACTCGCGCCACCGCAAGGGGCTGCCGCCGGGTCCCATCGGCGCCCCCTCGGTCGAGTCGCTCCAGGCCGCGCTCGAGCCCAAGCCGAGCGAGTTCTGGTACTACCTCCACGATGCCGAGCGGCGCCTGCATCCCTCGCGCAACGCGGAGGAGCACGAGGCGCTTCGCCGCAAGTACAACGTGTACTGA
- a CDS encoding type IV pilus twitching motility protein PilT: MGLESFIRLAREQGASDIHLEGEMPVALRVRGALRLIGEAVPSSVLTAMARDIIGDAGWSEFIERCSHDVSRTVMGQRCRINILRSARGVGFAIRLLASSQATLKKLNLHPDLRRFVEPTHGLLLVSGPTGSGKTSTLAALLQEINLSEARHIITVESPIEYALVPRLSFIRQREVGRDTPSFEQALVDALREDPDVLMVGEMREPEVMRLTLSAAETGHLVLATVHSASAAEALQRVVLAFPPEIQGAVCAQLADCLVGVVCQRLRYRPDLGIRVPECEVLPGSTPVKSLVRQGHFFKLPSAIETGAADGSWTFTRYAEWLERKTDWHQPSTAEEASAEPHSEPAPRLRVPPPARPSESLSRPPPPSRPKRVAREDTRPVSPPPSEEGVFVLDEEAQDDLSALVRELERGGSGSKKE, translated from the coding sequence TTGGGACTGGAATCCTTCATCCGGCTCGCCCGGGAGCAGGGGGCGAGCGACATCCACCTCGAGGGCGAGATGCCGGTGGCGCTCCGGGTGCGAGGCGCGCTGCGGCTCATCGGGGAGGCGGTGCCGTCCTCCGTGCTCACCGCCATGGCCCGCGACATCATCGGGGACGCCGGCTGGTCCGAGTTCATCGAGCGCTGCTCGCATGACGTCTCGCGCACGGTGATGGGCCAGCGCTGCCGCATCAACATCCTGCGCAGCGCGCGCGGCGTGGGCTTCGCCATCCGCCTCCTGGCTTCCTCCCAGGCGACGTTGAAGAAGCTCAACCTCCACCCCGATCTGCGCCGCTTCGTCGAGCCGACCCACGGCCTGCTCCTGGTGAGTGGTCCCACCGGCTCCGGCAAGACGTCCACGCTCGCGGCGCTGCTGCAGGAGATCAACCTGAGCGAGGCCCGCCACATCATCACGGTGGAGAGCCCCATCGAATACGCGCTGGTGCCGCGCCTGTCCTTCATCCGCCAGCGCGAGGTGGGCAGGGACACACCTTCCTTCGAGCAGGCGCTCGTCGACGCGCTCCGGGAGGATCCGGACGTCCTCATGGTGGGGGAGATGCGCGAGCCGGAGGTGATGCGCCTGACGCTGAGCGCGGCGGAGACGGGGCACCTCGTGCTCGCGACCGTGCACTCGGCGAGCGCCGCCGAGGCGCTCCAGCGCGTGGTGTTGGCCTTTCCTCCAGAGATACAGGGCGCGGTGTGCGCCCAGCTCGCGGACTGCCTGGTCGGCGTGGTGTGCCAGCGGTTGCGCTACCGCCCGGACCTCGGCATCCGTGTGCCCGAATGCGAGGTGCTTCCGGGCAGCACCCCGGTGAAGAGCCTCGTGCGCCAGGGGCACTTCTTCAAGCTCCCGTCGGCCATCGAGACGGGCGCGGCGGACGGCTCCTGGACGTTCACCCGCTACGCGGAGTGGCTGGAGCGGAAGACGGACTGGCACCAGCCATCCACCGCCGAGGAAGCCTCCGCCGAGCCGCATTCCGAGCCGGCTCCGCGGCTCCGTGTTCCGCCACCGGCCCGGCCCTCCGAGTCCCTCTCCCGGCCGCCGCCTCCCTCCAGGCCGAAGCGCGTCGCTCGGGAGGACACGCGACCCGTGTCTCCTCCGCCGTCCGAGGAGGGGGTCTTCGTCCTCGACGAGGAGGCGCAGGACGATCTGTCGGCGCTCGTCCGCGAGTTGGAGCGAGGTGGCTCCGGCTCCAAGAAGGAGTAG
- a CDS encoding DUF4082 domain-containing protein: MRRPTLLVLALALAAALARCAPPESSTDTQPLSGESTQALTPGGGLRFMTYNIKHGELSGLESIASVINAQAPDLVVLQEVDVLTNRSGKVDQPARLGALTGMYSAFQPSLLSYDGGQYGLALLSRYPIRTSQRIPLRSAAEQRILAVMEVELDAAHVIPVAITHFGTTGATERLNQAEDVKAALAGKPWALLGGDLNASPSESGITSLRQQFTDAWTRGGSGSGYTHDASIPTRRIDYVMLGSAWTSPVSASVVGASSQSDHRPVVATLTLPWSQTLFGDRVPGAAVEPDTRAVEIGVRFRSNVAGTVTALRFYRGKANASGYVARLWTSGGALLAEVPVKDGRIPGWQEVALPTPVAITAGTTYVASYYSSNGQFARDVSGLANAVVSGNLTAPGSASVGGNGVYVYRTGGGFPSASYKDANYWVDVRFVPSP, encoded by the coding sequence ATGCGCCGCCCCACCCTTCTCGTCCTCGCCCTCGCGCTGGCCGCCGCGCTCGCCCGCTGCGCACCACCCGAGTCCTCCACCGACACACAACCCCTCTCCGGTGAGAGCACCCAGGCCCTCACTCCGGGTGGGGGTCTGCGGTTCATGACCTACAACATCAAACACGGCGAGCTGAGCGGCCTGGAGAGCATCGCGAGCGTCATCAACGCACAGGCGCCGGACCTGGTGGTGCTCCAGGAGGTCGACGTCCTCACCAACCGCTCGGGCAAGGTGGACCAGCCCGCGAGGCTCGGCGCGCTCACGGGGATGTACTCCGCCTTCCAGCCCTCGCTGCTCAGCTACGACGGAGGCCAGTACGGGCTGGCCCTGCTGTCCCGCTACCCCATCCGCACCTCGCAACGCATCCCCCTCCGCTCCGCCGCGGAGCAGCGCATCCTGGCGGTGATGGAGGTGGAGCTGGACGCCGCACACGTCATCCCCGTGGCCATCACCCACTTCGGCACCACTGGCGCCACCGAGCGGCTGAACCAGGCCGAGGACGTCAAGGCCGCCCTCGCCGGCAAGCCGTGGGCGCTGCTCGGGGGGGACCTCAACGCCTCGCCGTCCGAGTCCGGCATCACGAGCCTGCGCCAGCAGTTCACCGATGCCTGGACCCGCGGCGGCTCGGGCAGCGGCTACACCCACGACGCGAGCATCCCGACGCGGCGTATCGACTACGTGATGCTCGGCTCCGCGTGGACCTCTCCCGTCTCGGCGAGCGTCGTCGGCGCCAGCTCGCAGTCGGATCACCGCCCGGTGGTGGCCACCCTCACCCTCCCGTGGAGCCAGACCCTCTTCGGAGACCGCGTCCCGGGCGCCGCCGTGGAGCCGGACACCCGGGCCGTGGAGATCGGCGTGAGGTTCCGGAGCAACGTCGCCGGCACCGTCACCGCGCTCCGCTTCTACCGGGGAAAGGCCAACGCCAGCGGCTACGTGGCCCGGCTGTGGACCAGCGGTGGAGCACTCCTGGCCGAGGTGCCCGTGAAGGACGGCCGCATCCCCGGCTGGCAGGAGGTGGCGCTCCCCACGCCCGTCGCCATCACCGCCGGCACCACCTACGTGGCGTCCTACTACTCGTCGAACGGGCAGTTCGCGCGCGATGTGTCCGGGCTCGCGAATGCCGTCGTCAGCGGCAACCTGACGGCGCCGGGCAGCGCGAGCGTGGGAGGCAATGGCGTCTATGTCTACCGGACGGGCGGAGGCTTCCCCTCGGCCTCCTACAAGGACGCCAACTACTGGGTGGACGTGCGCTTCGTCCCCTCCCCCTGA
- a CDS encoding tetratricopeptide repeat protein, translated as MFRIGITLAILLLGTRGAAQQHEHEHEHPKAAPSKSEAFFGKEELSRQVGIHEKGCKKGDAQECFNLALAYAQGLAVPKDDARAATFYKKACDKAFLAACNNLGIAYMEGVGVKKDPKQALSFFEKTCKAEDAKGCFNVGMAHASGFGVAKDPERAATFFDKACGKGHADGCFSLGVAHAQGNGAKKDPERAAALFTKACDAGNMTACNTLGVSYLSGTGVKQDKKQAFDLFSKACDAELPGGCFNLGLSYRYGNGVAKDPARTKALFEKACQLQFPPACEALGASSRAQ; from the coding sequence ATGTTTCGCATCGGAATCACCCTGGCCATCCTCCTGCTGGGAACGCGCGGCGCCGCCCAGCAGCATGAGCACGAGCATGAGCACCCGAAGGCTGCTCCTTCCAAGTCGGAGGCGTTCTTCGGCAAGGAGGAACTGTCCCGCCAGGTGGGGATCCACGAGAAGGGCTGCAAGAAGGGCGATGCCCAGGAGTGCTTCAACCTGGCCCTGGCCTACGCGCAAGGGCTCGCGGTGCCCAAGGACGATGCGCGCGCGGCCACCTTCTACAAGAAGGCGTGTGACAAGGCCTTCCTGGCCGCGTGCAACAACCTGGGCATCGCCTACATGGAAGGCGTGGGGGTGAAGAAGGATCCCAAGCAGGCGCTCTCCTTCTTCGAGAAGACGTGCAAGGCGGAGGATGCGAAGGGGTGCTTCAACGTCGGCATGGCCCACGCGTCGGGGTTCGGGGTCGCGAAGGATCCGGAGCGCGCCGCCACCTTCTTCGACAAGGCCTGCGGCAAGGGCCACGCGGATGGGTGCTTCAGCCTCGGCGTCGCCCACGCGCAGGGCAACGGCGCGAAGAAGGACCCGGAGCGCGCCGCCGCGCTCTTCACGAAGGCATGCGACGCGGGGAACATGACCGCCTGCAACACCCTCGGCGTGTCCTATCTGTCGGGGACCGGCGTGAAGCAGGACAAGAAGCAGGCCTTCGACCTCTTCTCGAAAGCGTGCGACGCGGAGCTGCCGGGAGGCTGTTTCAACCTCGGCCTCTCCTACCGGTACGGCAATGGCGTGGCGAAGGATCCGGCGCGCACCAAGGCCCTCTTCGAGAAGGCCTGCCAGCTCCAATTCCCACCCGCCTGCGAGGCGCTCGGGGCCTCTTCCCGAGCGCAGTAG
- a CDS encoding DUF2891 domain-containing protein codes for MLLPLLLSYGMVTASTPPPPDFGADAAARFAELALTCVHREYPNKIAHVLSTDADARPPRELTPAFYGCYDWHSSVHGHWLLVRLARTFPEAPFTPRARAAVARSLTPANIEAETRYLSGPGRVSFERPYGLAWLLQLAAELREWDEPQAREWAATLKPLEERAAGRIREWLPKLSRPIRVGEHDQTAFAFGLILDWARQARDSDMEQLLKARVDAFYGKDRRCPLAYEPGGQDFLSPCIAEADLMRRILPPDRFATWLRDFLPDIPSNGSTAWLAPAVVTDPTDPKLAHLDGLNLSRAWMLEGIAAGLPPQDKRLRSLRATAKLHREAGLQAVTGAHYEGGHWLGSFAVYLATGRGLPRGP; via the coding sequence ATGCTCCTCCCCCTGCTGCTGAGCTACGGAATGGTCACCGCCAGCACGCCCCCTCCTCCTGATTTCGGCGCCGACGCCGCCGCGCGCTTCGCGGAGCTCGCGCTCACGTGCGTCCATCGGGAATACCCGAACAAGATCGCTCACGTGCTGAGCACGGACGCGGATGCGCGCCCGCCCCGCGAGCTCACCCCCGCCTTCTACGGCTGCTATGACTGGCACTCCTCCGTCCACGGGCACTGGCTGCTCGTGCGGCTGGCGCGGACGTTCCCGGAGGCGCCCTTCACTCCGCGCGCCCGGGCGGCGGTGGCCAGGAGCCTGACGCCCGCGAACATCGAGGCGGAGACGCGCTACCTGAGCGGACCGGGCCGGGTCTCCTTCGAACGGCCCTATGGTCTGGCCTGGCTGCTCCAGCTCGCGGCGGAGCTGAGGGAGTGGGATGAGCCCCAGGCACGCGAATGGGCGGCCACGCTGAAGCCCCTGGAGGAGCGCGCGGCCGGGAGGATCCGCGAGTGGCTCCCCAAGCTCTCTCGGCCCATCCGCGTGGGCGAGCACGACCAGACGGCCTTCGCCTTCGGGCTCATCCTGGACTGGGCGAGGCAGGCCCGGGACAGCGACATGGAGCAGCTGCTGAAGGCGCGGGTGGACGCGTTCTACGGGAAGGATCGCCGGTGCCCGCTCGCGTACGAGCCCGGCGGCCAGGACTTCCTCTCGCCGTGCATCGCCGAGGCGGACCTGATGAGACGCATCCTCCCTCCGGACCGCTTCGCCACGTGGCTGCGGGACTTCCTGCCGGACATTCCCTCCAACGGCTCGACGGCCTGGCTCGCGCCAGCGGTGGTGACCGATCCGACGGATCCGAAGCTGGCGCACCTGGATGGACTGAACCTGAGCCGGGCGTGGATGCTGGAGGGCATCGCCGCCGGCCTGCCGCCCCAGGACAAGCGGCTGCGCTCGCTCCGGGCCACGGCGAAGCTCCACCGCGAGGCGGGGCTCCAGGCCGTGACGGGTGCGCACTACGAGGGCGGACATTGGCTGGGCAGCTTCGCCGTGTACCTCGCCACCGGCAGGGGCCTGCCCCGCGGGCCGTGA
- a CDS encoding tryptophan dimethylallyltransferase family protein gives MQARARIASQTFHAFGSAKLTAMCRAVGFTEEDTRTVLKFFELLTSPWGQRRIGTEPVWASDITDDHSPYELSLALDGRTPEVRFLVEAQGEPTTLQSSWVDGLALCERLRRHSGITLDRLERVRELFEPRNPGASFSLWHAFGLKAGGKPDFKVYLNPLARGPGQESELTREALDRLGFTGSWRFISQEVMRRGPKDRLVYFSLDLSAGPAARVKLYVAHQDATVEDLEEVLSRGGEYMPGEPRSFCRALSGGEGPFTARPPLTCFAFTSDNAARPFSSTLHFPLRAYVVDDLHSVRAIRQILEPRDRGLFEQVLAAISDRPLEAGRGLVQWASLRHQRRQARTTFYLAPEAYGATTTRPHMNRVLEYIDTKKQELARLPLFAFVEDRSIDPRQRLGFAPCLAPMTMGFSDLMRFGLRDLSSRDEIQRILNAHTTVDEQHWEYFMRDVETLGVNGRVDLVDSLSLLWGDHCAKTRQLINKLMSMVREATPILRLVILEAVEAASDVGFSRFRQAGREFTAQTGKPLYYFGQPHQDLEDAHEKMGGQGIRAVISSHTWTPEEEQRALSLVDEVNTHFAGMGEDLLAYALKAREAGPLWPLTLGLRLVR, from the coding sequence ATGCAGGCGCGCGCGCGCATTGCGTCACAGACTTTCCATGCGTTTGGTTCGGCGAAGCTCACGGCGATGTGCCGCGCCGTTGGCTTCACGGAAGAGGACACGCGAACGGTCCTGAAGTTCTTCGAGCTGCTGACGAGCCCCTGGGGACAACGGCGCATCGGCACGGAGCCGGTCTGGGCTTCCGACATCACCGATGACCACTCGCCCTATGAGCTGTCGCTCGCGCTGGATGGACGTACCCCCGAGGTGCGCTTCCTGGTGGAGGCGCAGGGAGAGCCCACCACGCTTCAGTCGAGCTGGGTGGATGGGCTGGCGCTGTGCGAGCGATTGCGCCGCCACTCGGGCATCACCCTGGACCGGCTCGAGCGTGTGAGGGAGCTCTTCGAGCCGCGCAACCCCGGGGCGAGCTTCTCCCTGTGGCATGCGTTCGGCCTGAAGGCAGGCGGCAAACCGGATTTCAAGGTGTACCTGAATCCGCTGGCACGCGGGCCCGGGCAGGAGTCGGAGCTCACCCGGGAAGCACTGGACCGGCTCGGCTTCACGGGCTCCTGGCGGTTCATCTCCCAGGAGGTGATGCGCCGCGGCCCGAAGGACCGGCTCGTCTACTTCTCGCTGGACCTGTCGGCGGGCCCGGCGGCGCGCGTGAAGCTCTACGTGGCGCACCAGGACGCCACCGTGGAGGACCTCGAGGAGGTGCTGTCCCGGGGAGGAGAGTACATGCCGGGCGAGCCACGCTCGTTCTGCCGGGCACTGAGCGGGGGAGAGGGGCCCTTCACCGCCCGGCCGCCGCTGACCTGCTTCGCCTTCACCTCCGACAACGCCGCGCGCCCCTTCAGCTCCACCCTCCACTTCCCACTGCGCGCCTATGTGGTGGATGATCTGCACTCGGTACGAGCCATCCGCCAGATCCTCGAGCCAAGGGATCGGGGCCTCTTCGAACAGGTGCTGGCCGCCATCTCGGATCGCCCGCTCGAAGCGGGGCGGGGGCTCGTCCAGTGGGCCTCCCTGCGGCACCAGCGGAGACAGGCTCGCACCACCTTCTATCTGGCTCCAGAGGCATACGGAGCCACGACGACGAGGCCGCACATGAATCGGGTCCTGGAGTACATCGACACCAAGAAGCAGGAACTGGCCCGGTTGCCCCTGTTCGCCTTCGTCGAGGATCGCAGCATCGATCCCCGGCAGCGGCTCGGCTTCGCGCCCTGCCTGGCGCCCATGACCATGGGCTTCTCGGACCTCATGAGGTTCGGCCTGAGGGATCTCTCCTCGCGGGACGAGATTCAACGGATCCTCAACGCGCATACCACCGTGGACGAGCAGCACTGGGAGTACTTCATGCGGGACGTGGAGACCCTGGGGGTGAACGGTCGCGTGGACCTGGTGGACTCCCTGAGCCTGCTCTGGGGAGACCACTGCGCGAAGACGCGCCAGCTCATCAACAAGCTCATGAGCATGGTGCGCGAGGCCACCCCCATCCTGCGCCTGGTTATCCTGGAGGCCGTCGAGGCCGCCTCGGACGTGGGCTTCAGCCGGTTCCGGCAGGCGGGCCGGGAGTTCACGGCGCAGACGGGCAAGCCGCTCTACTACTTCGGCCAGCCCCACCAGGATCTGGAGGACGCGCACGAGAAGATGGGCGGGCAGGGAATCCGGGCGGTGATCTCCTCGCACACGTGGACGCCAGAGGAGGAGCAGCGAGCCTTGTCGCTCGTGGACGAGGTCAACACCCACTTCGCCGGCATGGGGGAGGATCTCCTGGCGTATGCCTTGAAGGCGCGGGAGGCCGGCCCGCTGTGGCCGCTCACGCTCGGCCTCAGGCTGGTGCGGTAG
- a CDS encoding isopenicillin N synthase family dioxygenase, whose translation MNIPTVDLADLSSGDPTRVERGAAALREAFGVFGLVYVKNHGIDPQALERLYDAFTAFIARPEAAKRPYGRADIWYQRGWTPPNTEVAVAGSGQPDFKECYFVAPYPADETSALEFPQLYPENVWPPDAPPYFQEGFLTLGRSLHEAGLKLLRGAAVALGLPEHTLADLCQRAPHVTRTLHYLPLNASQVNTNIVWGEEHTDFNLLTLLPGGRFLDPSGRPAPRPDDKSGLYLRTRATPEDPKGHMVRGTAPAGCIVAQVGQQLEILTGGTFLATPHVITAPGVPGWSRQSAAHFMHVHTSHILFPLEKFRTPAAIRDYAPPVLTGTYDIKTLVDIGLAPESALSQLGYRHYDRLNRMRAGSSET comes from the coding sequence ATGAACATCCCCACTGTCGACCTCGCCGACCTCTCGTCGGGCGACCCCACCCGCGTCGAGCGCGGCGCGGCGGCGCTCCGCGAGGCCTTCGGCGTCTTCGGCCTCGTGTACGTGAAGAACCACGGCATCGACCCCCAGGCGCTCGAGCGCCTCTATGACGCGTTCACCGCGTTCATCGCCCGCCCGGAGGCGGCCAAGAGGCCCTATGGCCGCGCGGACATCTGGTACCAGCGCGGCTGGACGCCTCCGAACACCGAGGTGGCCGTCGCCGGCAGTGGTCAGCCGGACTTCAAGGAGTGCTACTTCGTCGCGCCCTACCCGGCCGACGAGACCTCCGCGCTCGAGTTCCCCCAGCTCTACCCGGAGAACGTGTGGCCCCCCGACGCGCCTCCGTACTTCCAGGAAGGCTTCCTCACGCTCGGCCGCTCCCTACACGAGGCGGGCCTGAAGCTGCTGCGCGGCGCGGCGGTGGCGCTCGGGCTGCCGGAGCACACGCTCGCCGACCTGTGCCAACGCGCCCCGCACGTCACGCGCACGCTGCACTACCTGCCCCTCAATGCCTCCCAGGTGAACACAAACATCGTCTGGGGCGAGGAGCACACCGACTTCAACCTGCTCACACTCCTTCCCGGTGGGCGCTTCCTCGATCCGAGCGGGCGCCCCGCCCCGCGGCCCGATGACAAGAGCGGGCTCTACCTCCGCACGCGCGCGACGCCGGAGGACCCAAAGGGACACATGGTGCGCGGCACGGCTCCAGCCGGCTGCATCGTCGCGCAGGTGGGTCAACAGTTGGAAATCCTCACAGGCGGTACGTTTCTCGCGACACCGCACGTCATCACCGCCCCCGGTGTTCCAGGCTGGTCGCGTCAGTCCGCCGCCCACTTCATGCACGTGCACACCAGTCACATACTCTTCCCATTGGAAAAGTTCCGTACGCCTGCCGCAATCCGTGACTACGCACCGCCGGTGCTCACGGGCACCTACGACATCAAGACACTGGTGGACATTGGGCTGGCGCCCGAGAGCGCACTCTCCCAGCTGGGCTACCGGCACTACGATCGGCTCAACCGCATGCGCGCGGGGAGCTCGGAGACGTAG
- a CDS encoding sensor histidine kinase has product MRSSILSGVRTSTGRRALLFAAVLPPLTLLDVFALPSLSLGAFLTRVAWGLGLVVFTLLFERGSETQRRLLLLCNGAIGSLFYLALVYFTGELASPYVLLVPTLPLLAAFVYPEESGSAVASGVACTLAIVAYMWMGKGSVEQAAGWAGMVGTATFFGLVGSGQFRKTAAALNEVRVERARREALEKLAMAELQRAQSERLATVGRLAASVMHEINNPLAFVRANLHFIQGEVFTQPLAPGLRQELEEAFSETHSGMERIQQIILDLKGFSHSMDAEEARECSLAEVVEDAARLASIRLKSVGELKVEVPSALPKVFITPRRLAQVLLNLLVNAGDSLEDARVPRGEIRVHGEVRGQRVVLVVEDNGPGFPPEVLPRLFEAFFTTKGPEKGTGLGLSISRELVERFGGSLVAENRQEGGARLRIELPIYAPPAG; this is encoded by the coding sequence GTGAGGTCATCCATCCTCAGCGGAGTGAGAACGAGCACGGGCAGGAGGGCGCTGCTGTTCGCCGCGGTCCTTCCGCCGCTGACCTTGCTGGACGTGTTCGCCTTGCCCTCCTTGAGCCTGGGCGCGTTCCTGACGCGAGTGGCCTGGGGCCTGGGGCTGGTGGTCTTCACCCTGCTTTTCGAGCGGGGCTCCGAGACGCAGCGGCGCCTGCTCCTGTTGTGCAATGGCGCGATCGGCAGCCTGTTCTATCTGGCCCTCGTCTACTTCACGGGAGAGCTCGCGAGCCCGTATGTCCTGCTCGTGCCCACCCTGCCGCTGCTGGCGGCCTTCGTCTACCCGGAGGAGTCCGGTTCCGCCGTGGCCAGCGGTGTCGCATGCACGCTGGCCATCGTGGCGTATATGTGGATGGGCAAGGGCTCCGTCGAGCAGGCCGCCGGGTGGGCGGGCATGGTGGGAACGGCCACGTTCTTCGGATTGGTCGGCTCGGGCCAGTTCCGCAAGACCGCGGCGGCGCTGAACGAGGTGCGCGTGGAGCGGGCCCGCCGGGAGGCGCTGGAGAAGCTGGCCATGGCCGAGCTCCAGCGCGCCCAGTCCGAGAGGCTGGCCACCGTGGGCCGGCTGGCCGCCAGTGTGATGCATGAGATCAACAACCCGTTGGCCTTCGTTCGCGCCAACCTCCACTTCATCCAGGGCGAGGTGTTCACCCAGCCGCTGGCGCCCGGGCTCCGCCAGGAGTTGGAGGAGGCGTTCTCCGAGACGCACTCGGGCATGGAACGCATCCAACAGATCATCCTGGATCTGAAGGGCTTCTCCCACAGCATGGACGCCGAGGAGGCGCGCGAGTGCTCGCTGGCGGAGGTGGTGGAGGACGCGGCGCGGCTGGCGTCGATCCGGCTCAAGAGCGTAGGGGAGCTGAAGGTGGAGGTTCCCTCGGCGCTGCCCAAGGTGTTCATCACGCCCCGGCGGCTGGCGCAGGTGCTGCTCAACCTGCTCGTCAATGCCGGTGACTCGCTGGAGGATGCGAGGGTACCCCGGGGGGAGATCCGCGTGCACGGCGAGGTGCGGGGGCAGCGCGTGGTGCTGGTGGTGGAGGACAACGGCCCGGGCTTCCCGCCGGAGGTGCTGCCACGCCTCTTCGAGGCCTTCTTCACCACGAAGGGCCCGGAGAAGGGCACGGGCCTGGGGCTGTCCATCTCCCGCGAGCTGGTGGAGCGCTTCGGCGGAAGCCTCGTCGCGGAGAACCGCCAGGAGGGGGGCGCTCGCCTGCGCATCGAGCTGCCCATCTACGCTCCACCAGCAGGCTGA